One Dictyostelium discoideum AX4 chromosome 3 chromosome, whole genome shotgun sequence genomic region harbors:
- the ppiA gene encoding cyclophilin-type peptidylprolyl cis-trans isomerase (Similar to PPIase) has product MTTVKPTSPENPRVFFDITIGGVEAGKVVMELYANTVPKTAENFRALCTGEKGIGKSGKPLSYKGSSFHRVITNFMCQGGDFTMGNGTGGESIYGNKFADENFKLKHFGQGTLSMANAGANTNGSQFFICVAPTDWLDGKHVVFGFVTEGMDVVKKMEAAGSQSGKTTKPVVIANCGQL; this is encoded by the exons atgacAACTGTTAAACCAACCTCCCCAGAAAACCCACGTGTCTTCTTTGATATCACCATCGGTGGTGTTGAAGCCGGTAAAGTAGTTATGGAATTATATGCCAACACTGTCCCAAAGACTGCTGAAAACTTCAGA gcTTTATGTACTGGTGAAAAAGGTATCGGTAAATCAGGCAAACCATTATCATACAAAGGATCATCTTTCCATCGTGTTATCACCAACTTTATGTGTCAAGGTGGTGACTTTACCATGGGTAATGGTACTGGTGGTGAATCAATCTACGGTAACAAATTTGCTGATGAAAACttcaaattaaaacatttcgGTCAAGGTACACTCTCAATGGCCAACGCTGGTGCCAACACCAATGGTTCACAATTCTTTATCTGTGTTGCTC CAACTGATTGGTTAGACGGTAAACACGTTGTATTCGGTTTTGTCACTGAAGGTATGGATGTCGTTAAAAAGATGGAAGCTGCTGGTTCACAATCAGGTAAAACTACCAAACCAGTCGTCATTGCCAACTGTGGTCaactttaa
- a CDS encoding 3'-5' exonuclease domain-containing protein — protein MIKNCINKQTTKNYFNILISELNNNYKNVQLLTFSNLFINNNNNKYQYNNYSRKPPKFDQEEEEEKSNRSIKRDRQYNKLLTLPGRNLKQQLKILKDNPIEVLKKVKEVPMSEFLEVKAFDIKEKIENIENLNEKEIKQKEREIKKIKNQIVFEMSREETSFDNIYMVDCLSKMNYAIHEIKKEKLIGLDIEAIEMGKKGDISLVQISTPNGRIYLFDIIKMGANVTPFKYGLKEVLESVKILKVVHDCRRDSEILFHRYQVALAHVYDVQIAHALVQKKIQGNIPIRRYGFNELIDLYTSRKYSEICIDIKFKVKQQFENQPEVWAKRPLPKDFIDYASLDAACLLPIYYHIKPKLQSNFDRRFLKTHFNEQLTYFKDSIRQLYPRNLI, from the exons atgattaaaaattgtataaataaacaaactacaaaaaattattttaatattttaatatcagaattaaataataactataaaaATGTTCAActtttaacattttcaaatctttttataaataataataataataaatatcaatataataattattcaaGAAAACCACCAAAATTTGatcaagaagaagaagaagaaaaaagtaatagatcaattaaaagagatagacaatataataaattattaacattacCTGGTaga aatttaaaacaacaattaaaaattttaaaagataatccaattgaagttttaaaaaaagttaaagaaGTACCAATGTCAGAATTTTTAGAAGTTAAAGCATTtgatattaaagaaaaaattgaaaatattgaaaatttaaatgaaaaagagattaaacaaaaagaaagagaaattaaaaagataaagaatcAAATAGTTTTTGAAATGTCAAGAGAGGAAAcatcatttgataatatttatatggTTGATTGTTTATCGAAAATGAATTATGCAATtcatgaaattaaaaaagagaaattgaTTGGATTAGATATTGAAGCCATTGAAATGGGTAAAAAAGGTGATATTTCATTGGTTCAAATTTCAACACCCAATGGTAGAATCTATctttttgatattattaaaatgggTGCTAATGTAACACCATTCAAGTATGGTTTAAAAGAGGTTTTAGAATctgttaaaattttaaaggttgTACATGATTGTAGACGTGATAGTGAAATTCTATTCCATCGTTATCAAGTTGCATTGGCTCACGTTTATGATGTTCAAATCGCTCATGCTTTGGttcaaaaaaagattcaaGGTAATATTCCAATTCGTCGTTATGGTTTCAATGAATTGATTGATCTATATACCTCTAGAAAATATTCAGAAATTtgtattgatattaaatttaaagtgaaacaacaatttgaaaatcaaCCTGAAGTTTGGGCAAAAAGACCTTTACCAAAAGATTTCATTGATTATGCAAGTTTAGATGCCGCTTGTTTATTAccaatttattatcatattAAACCAAAATTACAATCAAATTTTGATcgtagatttttaaaaactcattttaatgaacaattaacttattttaaagattcaattAGACAATTATATCcaagaaatttaatttaa